The sequence below is a genomic window from Acidimicrobiales bacterium.
GCACCGCGGGGTCGGGCACCGGGATGGCCGACAGCAGCGCGGCGGTGTACGGGTGGGCCGGCCGCCGGTAGAGCTCGTCGGGCGGCGCCACCTCGCACAGCTTCCCGAGGTACATGACCGCCACCCGGTCGCTCACGTTCTTCACGACGGCGAGGTCGTGGGCGATGAACACCAGGGTCAGCCCGTAGCGGGCCTTCATGTCCTCCAGCAGGTTCAGGATCTGGGCCTGCACGGACACGTCGAGGGCGGACACGGGCTCGTCGCAGATCACGAGCTTCGGGTCGAGCACGAGGGCCCTGGCGATGCAGATGCGCTGGCACTGGCCGCCGGAGAACTGGTGGGGGCGGCGCTCGGTCGCCGCGTCGGGGTCGAGCCCGACCGCCTCGAGCGCCTCCCGCACGGCCCGCGCCTGCGACGCGGCGTCGCCCCTGCCCCAGATGCGCAGCGGCTCGGCCACGATGTCGCCCACCCGGCGGCGCGGGTTCAGCGACGAGATCGGGTCCTGGAAGATCATCTGCATGGCCGGGCGCACCTGGCGGAGCTCCTCGCCCCGCAGCCCGGTCAGCTCCCGGCCGTCGAACACGACCCGGCCGGCGGTCGGCGGCGGGAGCTGCACGATGGCCCGCCCGGTGGTCGACTTCCCGCACCCCGACTCGCCGACGAGGCCGAGCGTCTCGCCCCGCGTGATGTCGATGCTCACGTCGGACACGGCGTGGACCTTGCGGCCGGTGCGGCCGACCGGGAACTCGACGACGAGGTGCTCGACCCGCAGGAGGGCGTCGCCCTCGGGGCGCAGGTGGGCGGTGCCGGACCCGGCCATCAGGGCCGCGCCTCGCCGGGGCCGTCGCCCGCCGCCGGCGTCGGGTCGGTCCGCAGGGCGCCCGGGAGCGGCCGCTCGCCGGGCCCGGCGGCGTCGCCAGCCGGCAGCCGGCCGGACGGGAGCCCGTCGGCCGGGACGGTCTCGGCCACGGCCGGGGCGGCGGCCACCCGGTCGGGCGCCACCTCCTCGGCCGGCAGGGCGTCGAGGGCGGCCCGCACCGCCAGCGGGCCGTCGCCGTGCCTCGCCCGGTCGACGTTCACGGCGAGCGCCTTGGTCCCGAGCTCGGTGCCGACCGGGAACCAGCACCGGTAGTAGTGGCCGGGCGTCTCGGCCTCGACCAGCGGCGGCAGCTCGGCCGTGCACCGGTCCTGCGCGTACGGGCAGCGGGGGCTGAACCGGCAGCCGACCGGCGGGCTCACGAGGTCGGGCGGGCGGCCGCCGATCGCTTCGAGCCGGGTGTGGCTCGGGTCCTCCAGCCGGGGGATGGACCGCACGAGCGCCTCGGTGTACGGCATCCGCATCTCGGCGAACAGCGTCCTCGCCGGGGCCAGCTCGACCACCTGCCCGGCGTACATCACCGCGATGTCGTCGGCCCTTCCGGCCACCACGCCGAGGTCGTGGGTGACGAGGACCATGGCCATGTGCCGCTCCCGCTGCTGGTGCTGGAGCAGGTCGAGGATCTGGGCCTGGACGGTCACGTCGAGGGCGGTGGTGGGCTCGTCGGCGAACAGCAGCTTCGGGCCGCAGGCGAGGGCGATGGCGATCGTCACCCGCTGGCGCATCCCGCCCGACAGCTGGTGCGGGTACTCGGACAGGCGCTGCTCGGGCGACGGGATGCCGACCGAGCGGAGGAGGGCGACGGCCGTCTCCCTGGCCTCGTCCCTCGCCATGTCGA
It includes:
- a CDS encoding ABC transporter ATP-binding protein — encoded protein: MRPTRRRTVLPAARPDGSGALLTVEDLRTHFLTDRGRVRAVDGVTLTLDRGRTLGVVGESGSGKTVLSRSIMGLLPSRGVERTGRIVFDGEDITHFTGPQMRRIWGTEMAMVFQDPMTSLNPVMKVGRQITESLRYHLDMARDEARETAVALLRSVGIPSPEQRLSEYPHQLSGGMRQRVTIAIALACGPKLLFADEPTTALDVTVQAQILDLLQHQQRERHMAMVLVTHDLGVVAGRADDIAVMYAGQVVELAPARTLFAEMRMPYTEALVRSIPRLEDPSHTRLEAIGGRPPDLVSPPVGCRFSPRCPYAQDRCTAELPPLVEAETPGHYYRCWFPVGTELGTKALAVNVDRARHGDGPLAVRAALDALPAEEVAPDRVAAAPAVAETVPADGLPSGRLPAGDAAGPGERPLPGALRTDPTPAAGDGPGEARP
- a CDS encoding oligopeptide/dipeptide ABC transporter ATP-binding protein, producing MAGSGTAHLRPEGDALLRVEHLVVEFPVGRTGRKVHAVSDVSIDITRGETLGLVGESGCGKSTTGRAIVQLPPPTAGRVVFDGRELTGLRGEELRQVRPAMQMIFQDPISSLNPRRRVGDIVAEPLRIWGRGDAASQARAVREALEAVGLDPDAATERRPHQFSGGQCQRICIARALVLDPKLVICDEPVSALDVSVQAQILNLLEDMKARYGLTLVFIAHDLAVVKNVSDRVAVMYLGKLCEVAPPDELYRRPAHPYTAALLSAIPVPDPAVRPAESAHIEGELPSPLDPPSGCRFRTRCPRAEERCAVEEPLMRQI